One region of Pogona vitticeps strain Pit_001003342236 chromosome 1, PviZW2.1, whole genome shotgun sequence genomic DNA includes:
- the GNG4 gene encoding guanine nucleotide-binding protein G(I)/G(S)/G(O) subunit gamma-4 — protein sequence MKEVMSNNSTTSISQARKAVEQLKMEAYLDRIKVSKAAADLLAYCDAHMGEDPLIMPVPASENPFREKKLLCTIL from the exons ATGAAGGAAGTAATGTCTAATAACAGTACAACAAGTATATCTCAAGCAAGGAAAGCAGTGGAGCAGTTAAAGATGGAGGCATATCTGGACAGGATAaag GTGTCCAAAGCTGCTGCTGATTTATTGGCGTACTGTGATGCTCACATGGGTGAAGACCCCCTTATTATGCCAGTGCCTGCATCAGAAAATCCCTTcagggagaagaagctgttgtgtacTATTCTTTGA